Genomic segment of Bacteroides intestinalis DSM 17393:
TACTATTCTTTTCCATCCCTTCACCATACCAACTCCGTGTCAAGTCCATACCAAGTCCGTACCAAGTCCAAGTGTATAGACATGGAGCTAATACGGAGCAGACAAGGCTTTGACTATATTCAGAGAATAAAAAGTAAATGGCCATTACGGAGCTGTATTCTATCTACGTAAACATTTGATTATGAAATTCTACAATAGGGAACAAGAAACAGCCAAACTGCAAGAGATACAACAGAAATCTCTTCTTCAAGCTCAAATGACCATCATTACCGGACGAAGACGTATTTCTTCCTCTTCCTTGCCGCAAGCGGATAATCCTTCTTCACCTCAAACGAATAGCTGCCGGAAAGAAGTTTCAAAACCACCTCTCCATTTCCTTCACTGATAAATTCTACTCCTTTACACTTCCGGACAGGTTTCGTTTTCTCGCGAACATCCCTCAATGATGCAGTCGGCAGATATAGGGTAGCTGTAGTATTGGCAGGTACAGTGAAAGTATAACGAATCACTCCGCTCTCCACTTTCCAGCCACTTTCAATACGTCCATACATAGAATCATAATATCCCCGTGCATACGTCATCTTCCCGGTTGGATCGGGCATCGGCTTCAGAACGAACTGCTTGAAACCGGGAAAAGTTTCATCACGCTGTATTCCCAAAGAGTAATTGTACATCCAGGCACCCACGGCACCGAAAGAATAATGATTGAAAGAATTCATGCGATTGTTTCCACCAAAGCCATCCGTGCGAGTATAAGAGTTCAGACGTTCCCAGATGGTAGTGGCTCCCTGTTCAATGGAATAAAGCCACGAAGGATAACTGGTCTGCTGAAGTAGCCTGTAAGCCAAGTCTGAATGCCCGTAGTCAGACAAAGCCTTATTGATCCATGATGTGCCGATGAAACCTGTCATCAGAGAGTAAGACGGGCATTGCTGACCTCTGTCCGTGGTATTCTCCCTTCTCACAGTCTCTGCAAGATTGGCAATCACCTTATTACGATTCTCTTCATCAATAATATTGAAAGCCAACGGAAGCACATACGAAGTCTGTATATCGATATGTGATCCTTTCTTCTCAGGGACAAAAGCCGAAAATAGGGTCTTTCCGGTCTCAGGCTCTATATACGTTTTATTGAAGAAATCCTTCCGGGCGGCATGCAGTTCACGAAACCACTCGGCATCGGTAACCTTACCAAGGACAGTCGCCATCTTAGCCATCAACTCCAAATCATAAATGAAGTAGGCTTCCCATACCAGAGATTTGTCATTCTTCTCATCCTCCAGCCCCAGCCAATCACACAAATCACCCCACGAACGAGTTTGAACAATCAGGTTGGTTTCTGTTTCGATGGTATTATCGATGATGTATTGAATATAGCGTTTCATGGCGTCATAGTGTTCGCTCAACAAAATGGTATCCCCATATTGCTGGTAACACTCCCAAGGCACTGTGATTCCGGCACTTCCCCACAGCAGACCGCCAAAACCACCACCCAATGGAGCAATATCCGGAAAACGCCCATCCGTCCGCTGAACATCACGCATAGAACGGAGATAGCGTCTCAGGAATTGCGGAACATCCGCCAGATAAGTTGCCGTGCGCGAGAAGACAGAAATGTCTCCTGCCCATCCCAGCCGTTCATTGCGTTGCGGACAGTCCGTAGGAATAGAAAGGAAGTTTCCATAAGAAGACCAGGTTATATTCTTCCAAAGCTGATTCACCTGAGTATTGGAAGTCTCGTAGCGTGAAGCTAATTCGTGTATAGAGCTTAGTACTACCCCTTTCACCGCTCCCACAGGCAACGGTTTATCAATGCCTGTGATCTCTATAAAGCGGTAGCCATGATAGGTGAAGCGGGGAGAGATGGTTTCCTGCCCACCTTTGGCTATATAAACATCCTGAGCCATAGCGGCACGGATATTCTCCAGCATAATCATACCGATATTCCCTTCGTATTCCGGCAAATCGGGATATTTCACCTCAGCAAAACGCAATGTAATTTCCGTTCCGGGTTTCATGCCCGATAAACTAATCCGGGGAACTCCTACCATATTCTGCCCCATATCATACACAAACACACCGGGGCGGACTTCTTCCACCGAGAGAGCCGTCAACTCATTTATTTGTTTCACCGTCTGACCAAACTGCCCGATAAGTTCAAAGCCTGAATAATCATTCACCCACGGCATATTCGGATTACCTACCGTACTGATATTACCTTCCAAGGCAACTTCATGAGCCGGTTTCCAGGCAGATGCATCATAAGAGGCCATGCTCCATCCTTCCACTGCCGTTTCCCTTAAAGCATCATACACTTCGCCCTGGAAGAAACTACCGTAAGCAATAGGACCTTCACTAAAATACTGCCAGGATAACGGATCAGTTACCACCACATCGGTCCGGCCATCTGCATACGTGATAACCAGTTTTGCTAATAAAGATTGGCGGTCACCGAAGAAGTTCCAATTGTCTCCCGTAAAGGTAGCACCCCCACTCCACCAGCCTTCTGCCAGTAAAGCGCCAAGGGCATTTCTGCCGGAATGAACATACTCCGTTACATCAAACGTCTGGTACAGATGGGTTTTATTATACTGGGTGATTCCAGGATTAAAATAATCTTCTCCTATACGCTTGCCATTCAGATAAACCTCATAAATACCACGTGAAGTAACATACAAGCGAGCTTTGGTTATTTCTGTATGCGGAGTAGAGAAAACCGTACGAAGCATAGGGGCAGAATTGCCTTTGGGAGTGAAAGTACGAAAAGCACCGGAAACATCGCCATCTATCCAGTTATTCCCTTCTTTACAAGTAGTTATCACATTCGAAGGACTTCTGAAATTAGCAATCTCCATCTGCGGGAAAATAGCAGATTGCCCTGCGGGAACATCAAAACCGACATCGCCTACCACCGGGAAAGCAATAAAATCACCTCCCTGTCCCAGTGGATTCAGATTTACCCAACCAATCTCTTCACCACCATCCACATAAAATCTTGTAAACCCCAAATCGGAAGTAAGGCTTATGGTATGCTGTGCATACTTGTTGTTTTCATGAATCCATGTCAGCGGAACAGGGAAACTTTTGAAAGGAACGCTTCCCTGATCGCCCGGATGGTATCCCACACGATACACATTCAGCATTGCCTTTTTACCCGAAGCGAGTGAATCAATGCTCAATTCTATTTTAATATAAGATTCATCTTTTCCATTCTGCAAGTGATACAGGTTCTTATTCTTATCCATCAGACGCTTATCATTCGCTCCGTAGACAAAGCTTGCACGTGTGCTTTTCGACTTTTCATCCAGCTGAAGTGAAACATTCAGCCTGAATACCGGGAGATAGTGAGAATAGAGCATCCTGTCTTTATCTCCGCCACCTATCCACTTGGCACCACTCCATCCCTCGTAAGGGGAAGTTTTACTCATTAATCCTGTCTCAAACCAAGAAGTTTCCGATGATTGCTCGCCTCTTTGATTCCAAACGTTGACCGTCCAGAAATAGCAGGTAGCAGGTTGCAAAGGAGCACCGGCATATTCTATGTTCAGTGACAGGTCACTCGACACTTTTCCGCTATCCCATACCAAACTGCCCTTTTCATCAGTCACTATTATCTGATAGGCCTTCTGCGAATAACCTCTTTCGGTATCCGGCACCACCATTTGCCAACTGAAACGAGGCTTTTCTACATCGATGCCTAATGGCATTTCGGCATATTCCACCTTGAGTTTTTTTATAGAAACAGGATTTTCTACAGCATATAACAAAGCCGGACAAGCCAGGCAGATAGAAAGAATCAACAATACAAGGGATTTATAGCTTTTCATAATATACAGTAATTCATAGATTTACAGTGTACAAATATAGTGTTTATCTAATAAATATTGAATGAGTAATTTGATATAATTTATTAGAAAATTGCCATATCAGTAAACATAGAATCTAATTCAATAATCTGCATATAAGCTCTTATCCTACGATCCACTTACTGCCCGGTATGAATGAGATAATCTTCGTAGCGATGAAACAGCTAATGAATGTAGTTACTGCAATACAGGGTATAGCAGCAACAGTAGGCAATGCCAGGTTATGCTTGAACACAGTTACCCATAACCCAAGCCAGAATATATGCATAAGGTACATACCATAGCTGAGCTTTGATGTTTCTGTAATAACCTGTGGCGGATTCTGACGGTTTATACATGTGAAAAGAAGGAATGTACCTGCCGTAAGGAGCACACAGTTGATAGTACAGAAAGCCCATCCGATCTCTATTTCAGGAGTAACAAGAATTTTTCCGGGAATGGCCTGGACATAGAATGAATAGATCGTCCATACAGCGCCTACCACCATTAAAATAGTTCCTATAGTGAGACGCTTGGAACGGTTCCATGTAAGATGTACACGTATATAATGCGCCATTACAAGGTATCCCAAGTAACCGGAGAAGTACCACAACATATGGTATTCGTTCCAGAAACATTGTCCCCATACTTCACCGAACCAGCGGTTGAGATAAGGCATACAGGTCGAAAGCAGGAACAAACCAATGAAAAACCTTTCTTCTTTAGCCGTAGCTTTACTCAACCACGGCGATATGATGGGGATGAACAGATAAAGGCTGATCAAAGGA
This window contains:
- a CDS encoding family 78 glycoside hydrolase catalytic domain, whose amino-acid sequence is MKSYKSLVLLILSICLACPALLYAVENPVSIKKLKVEYAEMPLGIDVEKPRFSWQMVVPDTERGYSQKAYQIIVTDEKGSLVWDSGKVSSDLSLNIEYAGAPLQPATCYFWTVNVWNQRGEQSSETSWFETGLMSKTSPYEGWSGAKWIGGGDKDRMLYSHYLPVFRLNVSLQLDEKSKSTRASFVYGANDKRLMDKNKNLYHLQNGKDESYIKIELSIDSLASGKKAMLNVYRVGYHPGDQGSVPFKSFPVPLTWIHENNKYAQHTISLTSDLGFTRFYVDGGEEIGWVNLNPLGQGGDFIAFPVVGDVGFDVPAGQSAIFPQMEIANFRSPSNVITTCKEGNNWIDGDVSGAFRTFTPKGNSAPMLRTVFSTPHTEITKARLYVTSRGIYEVYLNGKRIGEDYFNPGITQYNKTHLYQTFDVTEYVHSGRNALGALLAEGWWSGGATFTGDNWNFFGDRQSLLAKLVITYADGRTDVVVTDPLSWQYFSEGPIAYGSFFQGEVYDALRETAVEGWSMASYDASAWKPAHEVALEGNISTVGNPNMPWVNDYSGFELIGQFGQTVKQINELTALSVEEVRPGVFVYDMGQNMVGVPRISLSGMKPGTEITLRFAEVKYPDLPEYEGNIGMIMLENIRAAMAQDVYIAKGGQETISPRFTYHGYRFIEITGIDKPLPVGAVKGVVLSSIHELASRYETSNTQVNQLWKNITWSSYGNFLSIPTDCPQRNERLGWAGDISVFSRTATYLADVPQFLRRYLRSMRDVQRTDGRFPDIAPLGGGFGGLLWGSAGITVPWECYQQYGDTILLSEHYDAMKRYIQYIIDNTIETETNLIVQTRSWGDLCDWLGLEDEKNDKSLVWEAYFIYDLELMAKMATVLGKVTDAEWFRELHAARKDFFNKTYIEPETGKTLFSAFVPEKKGSHIDIQTSYVLPLAFNIIDEENRNKVIANLAETVRRENTTDRGQQCPSYSLMTGFIGTSWINKALSDYGHSDLAYRLLQQTSYPSWLYSIEQGATTIWERLNSYTRTDGFGGNNRMNSFNHYSFGAVGAWMYNYSLGIQRDETFPGFKQFVLKPMPDPTGKMTYARGYYDSMYGRIESGWKVESGVIRYTFTVPANTTATLYLPTASLRDVREKTKPVRKCKGVEFISEGNGEVVLKLLSGSYSFEVKKDYPLAARKRKKYVFVR
- a CDS encoding acyltransferase codes for the protein MRRIVFLDYVRVFACFLVMVVHASENFYGAAGATDMVGPQSYLGSEADRLWVAVYDGFSRMAVPLFMIVSAFLLAPMKKEQTMWQFYRQRAIRILPPFFIFMILYSTLPMLWGQINGETSLNDMSRILLNFPSLAGHLWFMYPLISLYLFIPIISPWLSKATAKEERFFIGLFLLSTCMPYLNRWFGEVWGQCFWNEYHMLWYFSGYLGYLVMAHYIRVHLTWNRSKRLTIGTILMVVGAVWTIYSFYVQAIPGKILVTPEIEIGWAFCTINCVLLTAGTFLLFTCINRQNPPQVITETSKLSYGMYLMHIFWLGLWVTVFKHNLALPTVAAIPCIAVTTFISCFIATKIISFIPGSKWIVG